cataacttcaattaaagaaatgaattattattagtacttattataattgaaataatattatttctcTTTGTGTGATGCagtttttattctaaaattattattattaacaattaaactatggtcatatattttgaaatttcaattgaaAGTTCCCTAATCATCATAAATGCGAATTAAATCTACAGTGACATAAtgtaaaaatctatatatctCTGAAGAAAATTATCGgtcaaaatttagaatttgaaCAAATAACGTTAAGTATATAGAACAGTAAAACTTATTACACCAtgcttttatataaaaattggcAATCAACATTTAATAACAGTTCCTATAAACAGTAAGGAAcgtaagtaattataatatttatgcggagtgattaaaattttgttaataaatgcaattttatttttatatggtaaataaattaaactaaaattttccttattaaaaaggtttacaatttaattaaccaCCTGCTTATCtaactattgttattaataaatttcgttatatatcaataaaataaggcttacaattaattgtaattaatttttaatttttcttatcatcataaattattaaattataatgaatcgaaatttattacGGGACTAATATTGTCGGACTTGAAGGCTCAAAATCGGACTTCTCAGTGAATGTTAGGACCTCTGGGTTCAAAGTCAGAGCTACAGGACTACAGGGCTCTAAATCGGATCTATTTCGGGCTAGAGGGGCCTAATATataggctctaaatttcgactcggggaATTTCCGAAATATAGAAAAGAGCGTTTTTATTAAATCCAAAGTTTTTGattagtgaaaatattgaattgtatACCTCTCGTGTTACTTCATTGCCATACCAACAGAATAGAAATATTTCCGATAACATACATCCAAGATAGAGAATCATAGATACGAACTCAGGACTCATGAAGACAAGCTTTGTTGATGATTGAACGCTCAGGCAAAGCACCAAAGAACTAGATGAGTATTGCATAAATATTACCAGGGCAAATAACTCATTGGATTGTTGGGAAAACCTGTATGAGAAACAAAAAGATGTTCATGAAacaattttaagtaattttatgaaaataaacttAACTGTAAAATAATCCAGTGATGATGAATGCATtgcttaataaaattacgttcaCGCTCTCTTATTGTGAGAACCGATCCATTACTTTTGTTATTTAGTTTCTCTCCATTAATTATTTCCACGAAATTCTCtagtcgatttttcaaaatttccaaTTGACAACAATTTCGTAAGAAGACACCGAAAACAGCGCAGTCAAACGAGAATAAAATCATAGGGGCAACAGAAAATACGATTATTTGATGTGAATATGCGACCCAAAATCCAGTACTGTTGGTATGGCGATAAGGGAACCAGCCACTGATCAGAAGAGTTTTTGTTGGAATATCATTGAATATTGACGCACCGTTTATAGCAAATACTGCAATACACACCATACCTCCAAACTTTTTCACGAGATTTCTATGGTTAAACAAGAATACCTTGAATAGAGACGTAGATTgtaaaaagtaatattttaaataaatttaaaaattaatacaaactCTTCTTTTTTAGCGTACTTCAATTGTATGTGGGCTTCTTCAGCAGATCTGACTCTGCAAATATTCACGACCAATAATTgtaagacatttattatttcattacgCTTCACATTAAAAAGAATCAGTTTCGAACAGCTGACTATAAATGATAATGACATTGACATATTTTGAACAAtatcttcaaaattttctgtatgaaATAATTCTATAACACAAGACATGCAAAAAGTGACCATTGTTAAGGTGATTGTCAATGCATACATATCATATAACTTTCCTTTTATACTTGTGTTCCACTTGAGTGGTTTCCATCCGCCGAAGTACTCGAGTATCATGAAACTATAGGGAAGTGCTTTCATGTTGACTcgacgaaaatttatttaacaatgaggGGTAGTGTTACTGGAGGTTCATAACTTACAgaaatagataataaaatatcaagggATAGAGAAAGTTACGGCAAAACGTTTAAGAAAATTACTATCTAGAGAAAATGTCATATGtctatgaataaataatgactTTCTATGCGTAGTAAATACAACCGGTTTCCTATTCCTTCCAACCCTTTTTCTATTTCGACTTTTGTTCTAAGAATAAGAACCGAATGTTGCTGACCCGTAATCATAGACAGTGTAGTAGAGAGATCGATGCGTGGTATAGATGATACTTATTATAATGATAGCTTCCGACATTCGCCGAATTCTGTTTTTGTCTTCGACGTACGACAATATTTAACTCTATCATTTTATTGACTTTCATTTCCAGAATTTGACTTCCAAgggtttgtatttattttgttaccGTGGAGAcaaagttaaatttatattatccaTGTATGACACTCTTGTATAGATTCAGTGTGAGGCTTGATATATTGgaagaaatataaattttgcaGAGTTTATTCTTATAAGATCGGTATACCGAATGTCTTCTTGTGTAATATTGAATTATCATATACatttagtttttaatattcagCATTAAAAGGGAACCAAGTGTTTAACCATCGATGAGTGTCAtcaatagtaaataattaatgaacttTGTTCATCAGAAATGTGGTGATTGAAatgtttaattgaaataaacaaatcgttatttatttttttcaggctTGTAAAAGTCGAAATTCCATCAACTTTTGACATACAAATGATTTTGTTaccgtagaaaatttaatttacattatcCATGCATGactcatacatatttattcagTGTAAGCTCTGATAGATTGGAAGAAATGTAAATTTTGCAGAGTTTATTCTTATCGAATGTCTTCTTGAGTAATGTTGTCTCACCCTAtacattttgtatatataaagTTCAGTTTTGCAAGGTAAGCAATTTTTGACCTGATGAAAAATAAGtttgtttaattatatataattatatatgattctatatataatcagatctggaAATCGGCCAGatttgatcatatataattatacataatcattagggtgtccgttatttaccaacttgatttttttttgagcaacGCCtcctaaatttttcgtttataagctaaaaaaaattatcagatccatataagcccttaatattcatattaaaCCGTGCCccaaagacaataaatttccCATTTGAATAACATGGGGTTTTGATGcgttttacatttaattttttttctcctaaGCAAGTTAATATACAGAGACGAGAGATacataattttgtaggaaattaaacgctctacaaaaaaggcctcttataatttttcgataaatttactggtttaaaagttattcaaggatAAAGTTaaagttatagtaatttatttgatttttttcctgtgaccgcaaaattatcattatttaaataaatttattttccccgttttatattttacgaGGCTGTAGTTACTAAACTTTAAGAGTTTCGACAAATTgtttgagaataaaaattgtaggacataaaatttcctacaaaattgttctttacattttttatccatTATCAATAGTTGGGGCGCTAGATGAGATTTAGTgttatttttacgaaattttgaTCGAAGAAGCGATTTGTGTAGAAATTTCATCGAGTTACAGATTCGACTcaaaggaccttttttgtagcaaatttagtCCTCTACAAAAGCCTATAAGtccaaatgcaaaaaaaaatttttaatccggTGAGCGGAaggaaaaagttataaaaaattatttttcaatgttatttaaatggaaaaaataaaaaatggatcaGCAACGGGTTAAAATCGGAATTAAGAGCTGCCATGcggctcaaaatttttgtttttccacCGACTACAAGATTTTCAGGTgggaattaataaaaaaaaatgttgctctaaaatgaagcaccctaataattatatat
The DNA window shown above is from Microplitis mediator isolate UGA2020A chromosome 1, iyMicMedi2.1, whole genome shotgun sequence and carries:
- the LOC130669465 gene encoding odorant receptor 46a-like isoform X1, whose product is MKALPYSFMILEYFGGWKPLKWNTSIKGKLYDMYALTITLTMVTFCMSCVIELFHTENFEDIVQNMSMSLSFIVSCSKLILFNVKRNEIINVLQLLVVNICRVRSAEEAHIQLKYAKKEENLVKKFGGMVCIAVFAINGASIFNDIPTKTLLISGWFPYRHTNSTGFWVAYSHQIIVFSVAPMILFSFDCAVFGVFLRNCCQLEILKNRLENFVEIINGEKLNNKSNGSVLTIRERERNFIKQCIHHHWIILQFSQQSNELFALVIFMQYSSSSLVLCLSVQSSTKLVFMSPEFVSMILYLGCMLSEIFLFCWYGNEVTRESSGIHFAIYNMDWQVLTTRSQKDLLIMKTRASLPIRFTSGYLIELSLDSFTKLIKFSYSAFNLLHQK
- the LOC130669465 gene encoding odorant receptor 46a-like isoform X2, encoding MKALPYSFMILEYFGGWKPLKWNTSIKGKLYDMYALTITLTMVTFCMSCVIELFHTENFEDIVQNMSMSLSFIVSCSKLILFNVKRNEIINVLQLLVVNICRVRSAEEAHIQLKNLVKKFGGMVCIAVFAINGASIFNDIPTKTLLISGWFPYRHTNSTGFWVAYSHQIIVFSVAPMILFSFDCAVFGVFLRNCCQLEILKNRLENFVEIINGEKLNNKSNGSVLTIRERERNFIKQCIHHHWIILQFSQQSNELFALVIFMQYSSSSLVLCLSVQSSTKLVFMSPEFVSMILYLGCMLSEIFLFCWYGNEVTRESSGIHFAIYNMDWQVLTTRSQKDLLIMKTRASLPIRFTSGYLIELSLDSFTKLIKFSYSAFNLLHQK